From Asterias rubens chromosome 20, eAstRub1.3, whole genome shotgun sequence, one genomic window encodes:
- the LOC117304032 gene encoding 40S ribosomal protein S14a, whose product MAPRKGKVQKEEVQVQLGPQVPEGENVFGVAHIFASFNDTFVHVTDLSGRETISRVTGGMKVKADRDEASPYAAMLAAQDVAARCKELGITALHIKLRATGGNKTKTPGPGAQSALRALARSGMKIGRIEDVTPIPSDSTRRKGGRRGRRL is encoded by the exons ATGGCTCCTCGTAAAGGCAAGGTACAAAAGGAAGAGGTCCAAGTTCAGCTTGGACCTCAGGTTCCCGAAGGAGAGAACGTGTTCGGCGTGGCACACATCTTCGCCTCTTTCAACGACACCTTCGTGCATGTGACAGATCTCTCTGGAAG GGAAACCATCTCTCGTGTGACCGGTGGAATGAAGGTCAAGGCCGATCGTGACGAGGCTTCTCCGTACGCCGCCATGTTGGCTGCCCAGGACGTCGCAGCTCGCTGCAAGGAGCTGGGCATCACTGCTCTGCACATCAAACTGAGGGCAACAGGTGGAAACAA GACCAAGACACCAGGACCAGGAGCCCAGTCAGCACTCAGGGCTCTGGCTCGCTCTGGCATGAAGATTGGCCGCATCG AGGATGTGACACCAATTCCGTCTGACAGCACACGGAGAAAGGGAGGTCGCAGAGGTCGCCGTctgtag
- the LOC117303619 gene encoding neurotrypsin-like, with amino-acid sequence MLGKRRGLYMLFLWCLVAGVCLPQSSTNAASTKRRKTNRKRKTRPSSRFEDIIPSVAPSEQERQLLPPQDAYEDMVDRPYPKRLPVAGLTKCGRRPTNPYRRFRRVVGGLSAGTRWPWQAQIIRVNALKAETHHCGGTLIDNMHVLTAAHCFDGYHKDDFTIRLGQHDRSTAEAPEQDFAIGCLDIHPHYRPLQAGNGYANDIALITLRGKVKGHKGALFNDHVLPACLPEPDEFKIGSNCWVTGWGYSNFSDLVHSSFPIILNEAAVPLQPQKICRNLYGQQISSKTLCAGQFGTRTRADTCKGDSGGPLVCERYGVWKVWGITSWGMDALCNESPLAGAIPGVYTKVDKFLNWIERRKERRRRKPVCIN; translated from the exons ATGCTGGGGAAACGCCGCGGGTTGTATATGCTGTTCTTGTGGTGCCTCGTGGCTGGAGTTTGCTTGCCTCAATCCTCAACAAATGCTGCATCAACTAAACGTAGGAAAACCAACCGTAAAAGAAAG aCGAGACCATCCTCCCGTTTCGAAGACATAATTCCTTCAGTAGCGCCCTCGGAGCAAGAAAGGCAACTTCTGCCTCCTCAAGATGCTTACGAAGATATGGTGGATCGTCCTTACCCAAAGCGGTTACCAGTCG CTGGACTGACAAAGTGCGGACGTCGACCAACGAATCCCTACCGTCGGTTTCGACGAGTGGTCGGCGGGCTGAGTGCCGGGACACGCTGGCCGTGGCAAGCTCAGATCATTCGAGTGAACGCTCTGAAAGCAGAGACGCATCACTGCGGAGGCACGCTTATTGATAACATGCATGTACTGACGGCAGCACACTGCTTTGATGG GTACCATAAAGACGACTTCACCATTCGTCTAGGTCAACATGATCGCTCCACGGCCGAGGCCCCAGAGCAAGACTTCGCCATTGGTTGTCTGGACATCCACCCTCATTATCGCCCTCTACAAGCAGGGAATGGCTACGCAAACGACATCGCGCTCATTACACTCCGAGGGAAGGTGAAAGGTCACAAGGGGGCGCTGTTCAACGATCACGTGTTACCGGCTTGCCTGCCAGAACCCGACGAGTTCAAGATTGGATCCAATTGCTGGGTGACTGGCTGGGGTTATTCAA ATTTCAGCGACCTTGTCCACAGCTCCTTCCCGATCATCTTAAACGAAGCCGCGGTTCCCCTCCAGCCCCAGAAGATCTGTCGCAATCTTTACGGCCAACAGATCTCCAGTAAGACTCTCTGCGCCGGGCAGTTTGGGACTCGAACCCGGGCCGACACCTGTAAAGGGGACAGCGGGGGCCCGTTGGTATGCGAACGATACGGTGTGTGGAAAGTCTGGGGCATCACCTCCTGGGGTATGGACGCTTTGTGTAACGAGAGTCCGCTAGCTGGAGCGATCCCGGGAGTTTATACCAAGGTGGATAAATTCTTGAACTGGATCGAGAGAAGGAAAGAGAGGCGGAGACGGAAGCCGGTCTGCATCAACTAA
- the LOC117303924 gene encoding chymotrypsinogen A-like: MNTTTAFHITCLLLGLCWGLEGKAIDVVHMVEETTDETTSVLDQDEVINQPSALNQDAEIDNIVTLIAELKQPSALTTCGVKPNYLSAATQAKKNFVRVVGGTEASGRWPWQVALVSKTTKEPFCGGTLIGREHVVSAAHCFDERDQNDVEFVLGEHDRSSVDGYEQRFPIDCVHVHRRYVKGVPYVNDIAVIKLKTSPGHDVVINDYVLPACMPEKNEFKAGDECYVTGWGYTNFFDLLARKRPQKLNEAMVPLLSNNECQQAYGSYISKKMVCAGYLEGEQRADTCKGDSGGPLICKRDGKWKLFGVTSWGDNTFCNPSPTDSVPGVYTRVDRYRSWIQSRIERTKCSSP, from the exons atgaacaccaCAACAGCTTTTCATATAACATGCCTTCTGCTTGGGCTGTGCTGGGGCTTGGAAGGAAAAGCAATAGACGTAGTTCACATGGTGGAAGAGACTACGGACGAAACCACGTCAGTTTTAGACCAG GATGAAGTTATTAACCAACCGAGTGCTTTGAATCAAGATGCTGAAATCGACAATATAGTGACGCTTATAGCTGAATTAAAACAACCAA GCGCGTTAACAACATGCGGCGTGAAACCCAACTACCTGTCGGCAGCCACCCAGGCTAAGAAGAATTTTGTCCGAGTAGTTGGTGGAACGGAGGCCTCGGGAAGGTGGCCGTGGCAAGTCGCTCTAGTGAGCAAGACGACCAAGGAGCCGTTCTGTGGAGGAACACTGATAGGAAGAGAACATGTGGTATCGGCTGCTCATTGCTTCGACGAAAG AGACCAAAACGACGTAGAGTTTGTCCTCGGGGAGCACGATCGATCATCGGTAGACGGTTACGAGCAACGGTTCCCAATCGACTGCGTTCACGTCCATCGTCGCTACGTCAAGGGCGTCCCCTACGTCAACGACATCGCCGTCATTAAACTCAAGACGTCACCGGGTCACGACGTCGTCATCAATGACTACGTCTTGCCGGCTTGCATGCCGGAGAAGAACGAGTTCAAAGCGGGGGATGAGTGTTATGTCACAGGATGGGGATATACAA ATTTCTTTGACCTCCTCGCTCGCAAGAGACCACAGAAACTCAACGAGGCCATGGTCCCCCTCCTGAGCAACAACGAATGCCAGCAAGCCTACGGCAGTTACATCTCAAAGAAGATGGTCTGTGCGGGGTACCTGGAAGGGGAACAGCGAGCAGACACATGTAAAGGAGACAGCGGTGGGCCATTGATTTGCAAGAGGGATGGAAAGTGGAAGCTTTTTGGGGTGACATCGTGGGGGGACAACACTTTCTGCAACCCGTCCCCAACTGACTCAGTCCCCGGTGTTTACACAAGAGTGGATAGGTACCGAAGCTGGATACAGAGTAGAATTGAAAGGACTAAATGCTCATCACCCTAG